From the genome of Proteus vulgaris, one region includes:
- the cspE gene encoding transcription antiterminator/RNA stability regulator CspE, with the protein MSNTMTGTVKWFDEGKGFGFITPADGSKDVFVHFSAIQSDNFKTLAEGQQVSFTMENGMKGPAAGNVVGL; encoded by the coding sequence ATGTCTAATACAATGACTGGTACAGTAAAATGGTTCGATGAAGGTAAAGGTTTTGGTTTTATTACTCCAGCTGATGGCAGCAAAGATGTATTCGTACATTTCTCTGCAATCCAAAGTGATAACTTCAAAACATTAGCGGAAGGCCAACAAGTTTCATTCACCATGGAAAATGGTATGAAAGGCCCAGCAGCAGGCAACGTGGTGGGTCTCTAA
- a CDS encoding autotransporter outer membrane beta-barrel domain-containing protein: MILNKHFSKNIITISLLSFFANSVYAKENSTTDGHLSNNEITSNSTYSNKTNLYIDTNHKIQNITLEDEAVLRMNGDSLAIDTIIKDDANISMYAHGIKDVGIPTIKDTIITGTSNIDMNANSSSIGKLFIDKNAKLYIDNIDSETTDVSKNDPVPSANIFIENLTLAGKTYIAPTWNEIYGDDGDAPRPEKSGPELITHINNLEMQASSQLEMGHYASGMQFNRLELKTLAGEGTFILSSSLADGLSDNIYISDHATGYFGLKINDIGEEIYDPKNVQLVYVNSGDANFNLLNKGGNVEIGVWKYKLNSKTNDGHTEWYLVGGKTGEPDISKQPDTSKQPDTSKQPDTSKQPDTSKQPDTSKQPDTSKQPDTSKQPDTSKQPDTSKQPDTSKQPDTSKQPDTSKQPDTSKQPSISQPVLSNSAQAVINMASAPQHILSVETSNLRQRMGFLHENNNDLGVWVRYLNDNSHLNDKGYSQFHSNLNGMQIGIDKKIAINNDQLLFGLMTSYTKSKIKFDNINNGDINSYGGGIYLTWLDHSGFYVDSLFKINHLHSEINTNMNEGRRVKGNYNQHAVTASTEIGYPIDFSNKLTFTPYSQVIYSHVSKSHYLLDNGMKANIHNADSLKNELGTILESNLLIANHSVKPYIKAAISREFIKNNEIEINNISFDSHYSGNVGKYGAGLTTSIGNDALFYTEINYQNGNKIETPIYITAGFRMNF, encoded by the coding sequence ATGATACTGAATAAACATTTTAGTAAAAATATTATTACTATTAGTCTTTTATCTTTCTTCGCTAATTCGGTTTATGCCAAAGAAAATAGTACAACGGACGGTCATCTCTCTAATAATGAAATTACATCTAATTCGACTTATAGCAATAAAACAAATCTTTATATAGATACAAACCACAAAATTCAAAATATTACTCTTGAAGATGAGGCAGTATTACGAATGAACGGCGACAGTCTAGCAATAGATACAATTATTAAAGATGATGCCAATATTAGTATGTATGCTCATGGTATAAAAGATGTGGGTATTCCCACGATTAAAGATACTATAATAACAGGTACAAGTAATATTGATATGAACGCAAATTCATCATCTATAGGCAAATTATTTATAGATAAAAATGCCAAATTATATATTGATAACATTGATTCTGAAACTACTGATGTATCCAAAAATGATCCTGTTCCTTCAGCTAACATCTTTATAGAAAATTTAACACTAGCAGGTAAAACATATATTGCACCTACATGGAACGAAATTTATGGTGATGATGGTGATGCCCCGAGACCAGAAAAATCAGGCCCAGAATTAATTACTCATATTAACAATTTAGAGATGCAAGCTAGTAGCCAATTAGAAATGGGTCATTATGCTTCTGGCATGCAATTTAATCGACTTGAATTAAAAACACTCGCTGGTGAAGGTACTTTTATTTTAAGTAGTAGCTTAGCTGATGGTTTAAGCGATAATATTTATATTTCAGATCATGCAACTGGATATTTCGGTTTAAAAATAAATGATATCGGAGAAGAAATATATGACCCTAAAAATGTTCAATTAGTTTATGTGAATAGTGGTGATGCTAATTTTAATTTATTAAATAAAGGTGGTAATGTTGAAATTGGTGTTTGGAAATATAAATTAAATAGCAAGACTAATGATGGTCATACAGAATGGTATCTTGTAGGTGGAAAAACTGGTGAACCGGATATTTCTAAACAGCCTGATACCTCCAAACAGCCTGATACCTCTAAACAGCCTGACACCTCTAAACAGCCTGACACCTCTAAACAGCCAGACACCTCTAAACAACCTGATACCTCTAAACAACCTGACACATCTAAACAGCCTGACACCTCTAAACAACCTGATACCTCTAAACAACCTGATACCTCTAAACAACCTGACACCTCTAAACAGCCTGACACCTCTAAACAGCCTGACACCTCTAAACAGCCTAGTATTAGTCAGCCTGTATTAAGTAATAGTGCTCAAGCCGTTATTAACATGGCCTCAGCACCGCAACATATATTAAGTGTTGAGACGAGCAATTTACGTCAAAGAATGGGTTTCTTACATGAGAATAACAATGATCTCGGTGTGTGGGTTCGCTATTTAAATGATAATTCTCATTTGAACGATAAAGGTTATAGTCAATTTCATTCAAATTTAAATGGAATGCAAATTGGTATAGATAAGAAAATAGCTATAAATAATGATCAATTGTTATTTGGTTTAATGACTTCTTATACTAAGAGTAAAATCAAATTTGATAATATTAATAATGGTGATATTAACAGCTATGGTGGTGGTATTTATTTAACTTGGCTTGATCATTCTGGCTTTTATGTAGACTCTTTATTTAAAATTAATCATCTTCATAGTGAAATCAATACTAATATGAATGAAGGAAGAAGAGTTAAAGGGAATTACAATCAACATGCAGTTACAGCATCAACAGAAATAGGTTATCCTATTGATTTTTCCAATAAATTAACTTTCACACCATACAGTCAGGTCATTTATTCTCATGTTAGTAAATCACATTATTTATTAGATAATGGAATGAAAGCAAACATCCACAATGCTGATAGCTTAAAGAATGAATTAGGAACTATATTAGAAAGCAATTTACTTATTGCAAACCATAGTGTTAAGCCTTATATAAAAGCAGCTATATCTCGTGAATTCATAAAAAATAATGAAATAGAAATTAATAATATATCATTTGATAGTCATTATTCTGGAAATGTTGGTAAATATGGTGCTGGCTTAACAACTAGCATAGGTAATGATGCTCTTTTCTATACAGAAATAAACTATCAAAATGGAAATAAAATAGAAACTCCAATATATATAACAGCAGGATTTAGAATGAATTTTTAA
- a CDS encoding immunity protein Imm33 domain-containing protein, producing the protein MINKNKILHIVEQQKSVCKKYGVLPENPEEMVAIALDTLNLTPIYGTRIKRSKDGTISWFFYCGEYCKRDDFYQALHTEHLNTVLPEVMKYLYLPEGYNFIIDRDGYEDVWSE; encoded by the coding sequence ATGATAAATAAAAACAAGATATTACATATTGTTGAACAACAAAAAAGCGTATGCAAAAAATATGGTGTCTTACCTGAAAACCCGGAAGAGATGGTAGCAATTGCTTTAGATACCTTAAATTTAACGCCTATCTATGGAACACGTATAAAAAGATCTAAAGATGGTACGATAAGTTGGTTTTTTTATTGTGGCGAATATTGTAAAAGAGATGATTTTTACCAGGCATTACATACAGAACATTTAAACACAGTGTTACCTGAGGTAATGAAATATCTTTATCTCCCTGAAGGATATAACTTTATTATTGATAGAGATGGTTATGAAGATGTTTGGTCAGAATAG
- a CDS encoding YdcH family protein, with the protein MFPEYRDLISKLRQTDPHFRALFDQHNELDHKIVRLEHKDRRGYGEEVVELKKQKLRLKEEIHQILKNPPEEE; encoded by the coding sequence ATGTTTCCAGAATATCGTGATTTAATTTCAAAGCTTCGCCAAACAGACCCTCATTTTCGCGCTCTTTTTGATCAACACAATGAACTTGACCATAAAATAGTAAGATTGGAACATAAGGATAGAAGAGGGTATGGTGAAGAAGTTGTAGAGTTAAAAAAACAAAAATTAAGACTAAAAGAGGAAATTCATCAGATCCTCAAAAATCCACCAGAAGAAGAATAG
- a CDS encoding putative Se/S carrier-like protein, protein MTHNYLFLFHEQYAVKKLHHQLQKDNFFSSIIDAPRKLSSECELAVSVYFSNNETYKHYINDNIRVIYKINSDQFDVLWKDKT, encoded by the coding sequence ATGACGCATAATTATTTATTTCTTTTTCATGAACAATATGCGGTCAAGAAACTTCACCATCAACTCCAAAAGGATAATTTTTTCTCAAGCATAATTGATGCACCAAGAAAATTATCTTCTGAGTGTGAATTAGCAGTATCTGTTTATTTTTCTAATAATGAAACTTATAAGCATTATATTAATGATAACATTAGAGTTATTTATAAAATAAATTCAGATCAATTTGATGTCCTATGGAAAGATAAAACTTGA
- the yedE gene encoding YedE family putative selenium transporter, whose product MSIKWVLIISGIAIGAIALLLGINGNPPNMGVCVACFIRDSAGSMGLHNTETVQYLRPEIFGFILGSFVAALLFKEFQSKAGSAPIIRFTLGFLMMVGCLVFLGCPLRMVLRIGAGDLNAVIGLVGLIIGIGIGSLFIKKGFSLPRNYRQSPVEGFILPVICVFLFALFLWNSDIFNSSVKGPGASHAPIWMSIIAGLIIGFIIQRTRFCFIGMAKHVFLSRNYNMALGVIALTLVVLLGNLYLGKFNLGFENQPIAHSDGLWNFLSMVLVGLCGVFITGCPLRQLANAGQGNSDAAISVLGMLVGAAFAHNFSYASSPAGVTDNGKLVVIIGLLVTFIVGVIYTYAANKINHHETNKNDA is encoded by the coding sequence ATGTCTATAAAATGGGTTTTAATTATATCTGGAATTGCTATTGGTGCTATCGCTTTACTTCTTGGTATTAACGGAAATCCCCCTAATATGGGTGTTTGTGTTGCTTGCTTTATTCGTGACAGTGCGGGCAGCATGGGATTACATAATACTGAAACAGTACAATATCTTCGTCCTGAAATATTCGGTTTTATTCTCGGTTCATTTGTAGCTGCTTTACTATTCAAAGAGTTTCAATCAAAAGCTGGATCAGCGCCAATTATTCGTTTTACATTGGGCTTTTTAATGATGGTCGGTTGCTTAGTTTTCTTAGGTTGTCCATTAAGAATGGTACTTCGTATTGGTGCGGGAGATTTAAACGCAGTAATAGGATTAGTTGGATTAATAATCGGAATTGGTATCGGAAGCTTATTCATAAAAAAAGGATTTTCCCTTCCCAGAAATTATCGACAATCTCCTGTAGAAGGTTTTATTTTACCAGTTATATGCGTATTCCTGTTTGCTTTATTCTTATGGAATAGTGATATTTTTAATTCCAGTGTGAAAGGCCCTGGCGCAAGTCATGCTCCAATATGGATGTCTATTATTGCAGGACTTATTATTGGCTTTATTATTCAACGAACTCGGTTTTGTTTTATTGGAATGGCAAAACATGTCTTTTTATCACGTAACTATAATATGGCGCTTGGGGTAATCGCATTAACACTTGTTGTACTCTTAGGTAATCTCTACTTAGGCAAATTTAATCTTGGGTTTGAAAATCAACCAATTGCTCATAGTGATGGACTATGGAATTTTCTCTCTATGGTGCTTGTAGGCCTTTGTGGTGTATTTATTACTGGTTGTCCATTACGCCAACTTGCCAATGCAGGACAAGGCAATTCCGATGCTGCAATTAGTGTATTAGGTATGTTAGTAGGTGCTGCTTTTGCTCATAATTTCTCTTATGCCTCAAGCCCCGCAGGTGTTACAGATAATGGCAAACTCGTTGTTATTATTGGTCTATTGGTTACATTCATTGTTGGTGTTATTTATACTTATGCCGCAAATAAAATAAACCACCATGAGACTAATAAAAATGACGCATAA
- a CDS encoding DUF5339 domain-containing protein, whose translation MKKLILALGLLSISSVAVSADLSKACEDYFKETDSYVELMAKNDATKAQAEAMKAQYAQAKEQFAALPTDVQESTCKQALDSLEQMKKISAGQ comes from the coding sequence ATGAAAAAGCTTATTTTAGCATTGGGTTTATTATCAATCTCTTCTGTTGCTGTTTCTGCTGATTTATCTAAAGCATGTGAAGACTATTTTAAAGAAACAGACTCTTATGTTGAGTTAATGGCAAAAAATGATGCAACTAAAGCTCAAGCTGAAGCAATGAAAGCACAGTATGCTCAGGCGAAAGAACAATTTGCAGCATTACCTACAGATGTTCAAGAAAGTACTTGTAAGCAAGCATTAGATTCTTTAGAACAAATGAAGAAAATATCAGCAGGTCAATAA
- a CDS encoding AAA family ATPase: MSKKPYRIILTGGPGSGKSTLINALKNKGYSCSLEAGRAIIQDQTLIKGNGLPWIDPEAFAQLMLSWELRSWHEAANAETPYFYDRGLPDIAGYLLLCGLPIPKHLNNAIMLFRYSTNVFIAPPWPEIYTQDKERKQTIKEAEETYLAMLEVYKNYNYSLIELPRLAIESRTNFIINKI, translated from the coding sequence ATGTCTAAAAAACCATATCGCATTATATTAACAGGCGGCCCAGGTTCAGGAAAAAGTACGTTAATTAATGCACTTAAAAATAAAGGCTACTCTTGTTCTTTAGAGGCAGGTAGAGCCATTATACAAGATCAAACTCTTATCAAAGGTAATGGGCTACCATGGATCGATCCTGAAGCTTTCGCACAATTAATGCTAAGTTGGGAATTGCGTTCATGGCATGAAGCAGCCAACGCTGAAACTCCCTATTTCTATGATAGAGGACTTCCCGATATTGCAGGCTATCTGTTATTGTGTGGATTACCCATTCCCAAACATCTTAACAATGCAATAATGTTATTTCGTTATTCAACAAATGTATTTATTGCCCCACCTTGGCCTGAAATCTATACGCAGGATAAAGAAAGAAAACAAACAATTAAAGAAGCAGAGGAAACTTATTTAGCAATGCTAGAAGTTTATAAAAACTATAATTATAGTTTGATTGAGTTACCTAGATTAGCAATAGAGAGTAGAACTAATTTTATTATCAATAAGATTTAA